One genomic region from Bubalus bubalis isolate 160015118507 breed Murrah chromosome 12, NDDB_SH_1, whole genome shotgun sequence encodes:
- the LOC123328734 gene encoding olfactory receptor 1L4-like: MRGNQSHITEFLLLGLTSDPKQQVWLFVSFLAMYLVNVGGNSVIIAAIRGDAHLHTTMYFFLSNLSLVDICFTTVIVPQILVNMLTQRKAILFAQCLAQMYFFVAFGTTDSFLLAAMALDRYVAICHPLHYTTTMNPRRCFQLVTASWLVSHLHSLTHTILMAHLSFCGPNVIHHFFCDVQPLLTLSCSDTSLNELLAFTEGSFVIMSPFIFITVSYVYITRAVLRVPSGRGRYKVFSTCGSHLTVVTLFYGTVISVYIRPSSTYSVMKDRVITVIYTVVIPMLNPFIYSLRNKDMKQAMKKLRRKTD; the protein is encoded by the coding sequence ATGAGGGGAAACCAGAGCCACATCACTGAATTCCTCCTTCTGGGACTGACCAGTGACCCCAAACAGCAGGTGTGGCTCTTTGTCAGCTTCCTGGCCATGTACCTGGTCAATGTGGGAGGCAACTCGGTCATCATTGCAGCCATCCGGGGGGATGCCCACCTCCACACcaccatgtacttcttcctctccaacctgtccCTGGTGGACATCTGCTTTACAACTGTCATCGTGCCACAAATATTAGTGAACATGCTGACTCAGAGAAAGGCCATCCTCTTCGCCCAGTGTCTGGCCCAGATGTATTTTTTTGTGGCCTTTGGGACCACTGACAGCTTCCTCCTGGCTGCCATGGCCTTGgaccgctacgtggccatctgccACCCACTACATTACACCACCACCATGAACCCCAGACGCTGCTTCCAGCTCGTGACAGCATCCTGGCTGGTGTCCCACCTCCACTCCCTCACCCACACCATCCTTATGGCCCACCTCTCCTTCTGTGGGCCCAACGTCATCcaccacttcttctgtgatgtcCAGCCTCTGCTGACGCTCTCCTGCTCTGACACCTCTCTCAATGAGCTCTTGGCCTTCACAGAGGGCTCCTTTGTGATCATGAGTCCCTTCATCTTCATTACTGTCTCTTATGTCTATATCACCCGTGCTGTCCTGAGAGTCCCTTCTGGGAGAGGCAGGTACAAGGTCTTCTCCACCTGTGGGTCCCACCTCACGGTTGTGACACTATTCTATGGAACTGTAATATCTGTGTACATCCGCCCCTCGTCCACCTACTCAGTGATGAAGGACCGTGTGATCACTGTCATCTATACAGTAGtcatccccatgctgaaccctttTATCTATAGCCTTAGGAACAAGGACATGAAACAGgctatgaagaaactgaggaggAAGACCGATTAG
- the LOC123328636 gene encoding nuclear autoantigenic sperm protein-like isoform X2, which translates to MAAESTATATITAELVSADKIEEDAPAPSTSADKVESLYVDSEAKKLLGLGQKHLVMGDIPAAVNAFQEAASLLGKKYGETANECGEAFFFYGKSLLELARMENGVLGNALEGVHVEEEEGEKTEEESLVENNDNIDEEAREELREQVYDAMGEKEAQKTEDKSLVKPEMDKEQETEMEKGGREDMDIGEPAEELQEKVKSAPDQLTETTEEGKGAAAPEGLSEAEVTSKKPDQEIPGAEEGKSVSETDVQEECREKGGRGEVIVSIEEKPKEASKEQPVVTLEKQGTPVEIEAVKPVDMGGDEPKEQVAASESEPGKAILEQLVGQELPSAEESPEVTTQAEDASAAEAGSEVSEKPGGQDTVLPQDGAVNGLSAAGDHASTKPQTNAEGLIGTKDGSALEKGRAELVPSQETKLSVEESEAAGDGVETEVAQGATEQSPEDKVKIAANEEAQDKEEQMKEGEETEGEEEEDKENDKAEETLNDSALENKSLQENEEEEIGNLELAWDMLDLAKIIFKRQDTKEAQLYAAQAHLKLGEVSVESENYLQAVEEFQACLNLQEQYLEAHDRLLAETHYQLGLAYGYNSQYDEAVAQFSKSIEVIEKRMAVLNEQMKEAEGSPTEYEKEIEELKELLPEIREKIEDAKESQRSGNVAELALKATLVESSTSGFTPSGGSSSVSMIASRKPTDGASSSNCVTDISHLVRKKRKPEEESPRKDDAKKAKQEPEAENKAESRAAVEGTVEAGATVESTAC; encoded by the exons ATGGCCGCAGAGTCCACAGCCACTGCCACCATCACCGCGGAGCTGGTTTCTGCCGACAAAATTGAAGAAGATGCCCCTGCTCCTTCTACTTCTGCAGATAAAGTGGAGAGTCTGTATGTGGATAGTGAAGCTAAGAAACTCTTGGGATTAGGACAGAAACATCTGGTAATGGGTGATATTCCTGCAGCTGTCAATGCCTTCCAGGAAGCAGCTAGTCTTTTAGGTAAGAAGTATGGAGAGACAGCTAATGAATGTGGAGAAGCCTTCTTTTTTTATGGGAAATCGCTTTTGGAGTTGGCAAGAATGGAGAATGGTGTGTTGGGAAATGCCCTGGAAGGTGTGCAtgtggaagaggaggaaggagaaaaaacagaagaagaatcTCTGGTAGAAAATAATGATAACATAGATGAGGAAGCAAGGGAAGAGTTGAGAGAACAGGTTTATGACGCCATGGGAGAAAAAGAAGCCCAAAAAACAGAAGACAAGTCTCTGGTAAAGCctgaaatggataaagaacaggAAACTGAAATGGAGAAGGGTGGAAGAGAAGATATGGATATCGGTGAGCCTGCAGAGGAACTACAGGAGAAAGTTAAATCAGCTCCAGATCAGTTAACTGAAaccactgaagaaggaaaaggagcagCGGCACCAGAAGGATTGAGTGAAGCTGAAGTCACTTCTAAGAAGCCAGATCAGGAAATACCGGGTGCTGAGGAAGGAAAATCAGTTTCTGAAACTGATGTCCAAgaagagtgcagagaaaaaggggGTCGGGGAGAAGTAATTGTGAGCATAGAGGAGAAACCAAAAGAAGCTTCAAAAGAACAACCTGTTGTGACTCTAGAAAAGCAGGGCACTCCAGTGGAGATAGAAGCAGTCAAGCCAGTGGATATGGGTGGGGATGAGCCAAAGGAGCAGGTAGCTGCCTCTGAAAGTGAACCAGGAAAGGCTATTCTTGAGCAGTTGGTAGGACAAGAATTGCCTTCTGCCGAAGAGTCACCGGAGGTGACAACACAGGCTGAAGATGCCTCAGCTGCAGAAGCCGGATCAGAAGTCtctgagaagcctggagggcaggACACTGTTCTCCCTCAGGATGGTGCAGTCAATGGACTGTCAGCTGCAGGGGATCACGCCTCCACTAAACCACAGACTAATGCAGAAGGACTGATAGGAACAAAAGATGGCTCAGCACTAGAGAAGGGCAGGGCAGAGTTGGTTCCTAGCCAGGAGACTAAGCTGTCTGTAGAAGAGTCTGAGGCAGCCGGAGATGGGGTGGAGACTGAGGTGGCCCAGGGGGCTACTGAGCAATCCCCTGAAGACAAAGTTAAGATAGCTGCTAATGAAGAAGCACAAGACAAAGAAGAACAGATGAAAGAGGGTGAAGAAACCGAGGGTGAAGAAGAGGaggataaagaaaatgacaaGGCTGAAGAAACACTAAATGATTCAGCTCTTGAAAACAAGTCCcttcaagaaaatgaagaggaggagATTGGGAACCTAGAACTTGCCTGGGATATGCTGGATTTAgcaaagatcatttttaaaaggcaagacACGAAGGAGGCTCAGCTTTATGCTGCGCAGGCACATCTTAAACTTGGAGAAGTTAGTGTTGAATCTGAGAATTACCTCCAAGCTGTGGAGGAGTTCCAGGCTTGCCTAAACCTGCAGGAACAGTATCTGGAAGCCCATGATCGGCTCCTTGCAGAGACTCACTACCAGCTGGGCTTGGCCTACGGGTACAACTCCCAGTATGATGAAGCAGTAGCACAGTTCAGCAAATCTATTGAAGTCATTGAGAAGAGAATGGCTGTACTAAATGAGCAGATGAAGGAGGCTGAAGGATCACCTACTGAATATGAGAAAGAAATTGAGGAGCTGAAGGAGCTGCTCCCTGAAATTAGAGAGAAGATAGAAGATGCAAAGGAGTCCCAGCGTAGTGGGAATGTAGCTGAACTGGCTCTGAAAGCAACTCTGGTGGAGAGCTCTACTTCAGGTTTCACTCCTAGTGGAGGAAGCTCTTCAGTTTCCATGATTGCCAGTAGAAAGCCAACAGATGGTGCTTCCTCATCAAATTGTGTTACTGATATTTCCCACCTTgtcagaaagaagaggaaaccaGAGGAAGAGAGCCCCCGGAAAGATGATGCAAAGAAAGCCAAACAAGAGCCAGAG GCTGAGAATAAAGCTGAAAGCCGGGCAGCAGTGGAGGGGACAGTGGAGGCCGGAGCTACAGTTGAAAGCACTGCATGTTAA
- the LOC123328636 gene encoding nuclear autoantigenic sperm protein-like isoform X1 — protein MAAESTATATITAELVSADKIEEDAPAPSTSADKVESLYVDSEAKKLLGLGQKHLVMGDIPAAVNAFQEAASLLGKKYGETANECGEAFFFYGKSLLELARMENGVLGNALEGVHVEEEEGEKTEEESLVENNDNIDEEAREELREQVYDAMGEKEAQKTEDKSLVKPEMDKEQETEMEKGGREDMDIGEPAEELQEKVKSAPDQLTETTEEGKGAAAPEGLSEAEVTSKKPDQEIPGAEEGKSVSETDVQEECREKGGRGEVIVSIEEKPKEASKEQPVVTLEKQGTPVEIEAVKPVDMGGDEPKEQVAASESEPGKAILEQLVGQELPSAEESPEVTTQAEDASAAEAGSEVSEKPGGQDTVLPQDGAVNGLSAAGDHASTKPQTNAEGLIGTKDGSALEKGRAELVPSQETKLSVEESEAAGDGVETEVAQGATEQSPEDKVKIAANEEAQDKEEQMKEGEETEGEEEEDKENDKAEETLNDSALENKSLQENEEEEIGNLELAWDMLDLAKIIFKRQDTKEAQLYAAQAHLKLGEVSVESENYLQAVEEFQACLNLQEQYLEAHDRLLAETHYQLGLAYGYNSQYDEAVAQFSKSIEVIEKRMAVLNEQMKEAEGSPTEYEKEIEELKELLPEIREKIEDAKESQRSGNVAELALKATLVESSTSGFTPSGGSSSVSMIASRKPTDGASSSNCVTDISHLVRKKRKPEEESPRKDDAKKAKQEPEVNGDSGDTISTGTEVAENMEEEAENKAESRAAVEGTVEAGATVESTAC, from the coding sequence ATGGCCGCAGAGTCCACAGCCACTGCCACCATCACCGCGGAGCTGGTTTCTGCCGACAAAATTGAAGAAGATGCCCCTGCTCCTTCTACTTCTGCAGATAAAGTGGAGAGTCTGTATGTGGATAGTGAAGCTAAGAAACTCTTGGGATTAGGACAGAAACATCTGGTAATGGGTGATATTCCTGCAGCTGTCAATGCCTTCCAGGAAGCAGCTAGTCTTTTAGGTAAGAAGTATGGAGAGACAGCTAATGAATGTGGAGAAGCCTTCTTTTTTTATGGGAAATCGCTTTTGGAGTTGGCAAGAATGGAGAATGGTGTGTTGGGAAATGCCCTGGAAGGTGTGCAtgtggaagaggaggaaggagaaaaaacagaagaagaatcTCTGGTAGAAAATAATGATAACATAGATGAGGAAGCAAGGGAAGAGTTGAGAGAACAGGTTTATGACGCCATGGGAGAAAAAGAAGCCCAAAAAACAGAAGACAAGTCTCTGGTAAAGCctgaaatggataaagaacaggAAACTGAAATGGAGAAGGGTGGAAGAGAAGATATGGATATCGGTGAGCCTGCAGAGGAACTACAGGAGAAAGTTAAATCAGCTCCAGATCAGTTAACTGAAaccactgaagaaggaaaaggagcagCGGCACCAGAAGGATTGAGTGAAGCTGAAGTCACTTCTAAGAAGCCAGATCAGGAAATACCGGGTGCTGAGGAAGGAAAATCAGTTTCTGAAACTGATGTCCAAgaagagtgcagagaaaaaggggGTCGGGGAGAAGTAATTGTGAGCATAGAGGAGAAACCAAAAGAAGCTTCAAAAGAACAACCTGTTGTGACTCTAGAAAAGCAGGGCACTCCAGTGGAGATAGAAGCAGTCAAGCCAGTGGATATGGGTGGGGATGAGCCAAAGGAGCAGGTAGCTGCCTCTGAAAGTGAACCAGGAAAGGCTATTCTTGAGCAGTTGGTAGGACAAGAATTGCCTTCTGCCGAAGAGTCACCGGAGGTGACAACACAGGCTGAAGATGCCTCAGCTGCAGAAGCCGGATCAGAAGTCtctgagaagcctggagggcaggACACTGTTCTCCCTCAGGATGGTGCAGTCAATGGACTGTCAGCTGCAGGGGATCACGCCTCCACTAAACCACAGACTAATGCAGAAGGACTGATAGGAACAAAAGATGGCTCAGCACTAGAGAAGGGCAGGGCAGAGTTGGTTCCTAGCCAGGAGACTAAGCTGTCTGTAGAAGAGTCTGAGGCAGCCGGAGATGGGGTGGAGACTGAGGTGGCCCAGGGGGCTACTGAGCAATCCCCTGAAGACAAAGTTAAGATAGCTGCTAATGAAGAAGCACAAGACAAAGAAGAACAGATGAAAGAGGGTGAAGAAACCGAGGGTGAAGAAGAGGaggataaagaaaatgacaaGGCTGAAGAAACACTAAATGATTCAGCTCTTGAAAACAAGTCCcttcaagaaaatgaagaggaggagATTGGGAACCTAGAACTTGCCTGGGATATGCTGGATTTAgcaaagatcatttttaaaaggcaagacACGAAGGAGGCTCAGCTTTATGCTGCGCAGGCACATCTTAAACTTGGAGAAGTTAGTGTTGAATCTGAGAATTACCTCCAAGCTGTGGAGGAGTTCCAGGCTTGCCTAAACCTGCAGGAACAGTATCTGGAAGCCCATGATCGGCTCCTTGCAGAGACTCACTACCAGCTGGGCTTGGCCTACGGGTACAACTCCCAGTATGATGAAGCAGTAGCACAGTTCAGCAAATCTATTGAAGTCATTGAGAAGAGAATGGCTGTACTAAATGAGCAGATGAAGGAGGCTGAAGGATCACCTACTGAATATGAGAAAGAAATTGAGGAGCTGAAGGAGCTGCTCCCTGAAATTAGAGAGAAGATAGAAGATGCAAAGGAGTCCCAGCGTAGTGGGAATGTAGCTGAACTGGCTCTGAAAGCAACTCTGGTGGAGAGCTCTACTTCAGGTTTCACTCCTAGTGGAGGAAGCTCTTCAGTTTCCATGATTGCCAGTAGAAAGCCAACAGATGGTGCTTCCTCATCAAATTGTGTTACTGATATTTCCCACCTTgtcagaaagaagaggaaaccaGAGGAAGAGAGCCCCCGGAAAGATGATGCAAAGAAAGCCAAACAAGAGCCAGAGGTGAATGGAGACAGTGGGGACACTATTTCCACTGGAACCGAAGTTGCCGAAAACATGGAGGAGGAGGCTGAGAATAAAGCTGAAAGCCGGGCAGCAGTGGAGGGGACAGTGGAGGCCGGAGCTACAGTTGAAAGCACTGCATGTTAA